The following is a genomic window from Armatimonadota bacterium.
GGCCGCCACCCTGTCGGGGGGGCGAGCAGCAGATGCTGGCCATCGGCCGGGCGCTGATGGCCCGCCCGCGGCTGCTGCTGCTGGACGAGCCGTCCCTGGGGCTGGCCCCCATGCTGGTGCGGGAGCTGTTCCGCGTGATCCGGCGGCTCCGGGAGGACGGGTACACCGTGCTCCTGGTGGAGCAGAACGCCCACCAAGCCCTTCGGGTGGCGGACGTGGCGTACGTGATGGAGACCGGCCGGATTGTCCTGCAGGGGACGGGTGCGGAGCTCCTGGGCCATCCGGAGGTTCGAGCCGCCTATCTAGGGGGTGTATCCTAGTCGGCCCATGGTTCCACGGGACCTGGTGGATGCTTTCCGAACTGACCCCTTCGGTCGGCTGCTGGGTGTGGAGGTGGAGGAGGTCCGGCCCGGGTATGCCCGGGTGGCCTTAGAGCTTCGTCCCGAGCACCGGAACTTCCACGGCGTGGTGCACGGAGGGGTAATCTTCTCCCTGGCGGACTGCGCGTTCGCCGCTGCCAGCAACGCCCACAACGAACAGGCGGTGGCCATCTCCGCCACCATCCACTTCCTCCGCGCCCCCACTCCCGGCCGCCTACAAGCCGAGTGCGTGGAGGAGCACCGCAGCCGGAGTCTCGGCTCCTACCGAATCACGGTACGGGATCCCCAGGGAGATCTTGTGGCCAGCATGCAGGCCCCGGTGTACCGGCGGCAGGTCCCCGTGGTCCCGCGGTAAGCCACTCTCGCCCTCTCGTCGTGCTCGCGTGAGCCCCCGGAGCAGGAGCCTGACGGGGAAGGCCGAACTTCCTCCCGGTAAGGTTGCGCGGAGGAGTGCGGACGTGGCCATTCCCCCATCTGCACCCCCCAGGGGCGTGCCGCACCTTGTACGGCGGCACATGCGCCTCCTCTTCTGGGCTCAAGCGCTCTCGGTGGCCACCTTCCAGCTCATGCCCGCCTTGGGCGGCGTGATGCTCCTTCACCTTACAGGTGCGGTAGCCGCCACGGGGCTTGCCCTGAGCCTCAGCGGGTTTGGGCAGATCCTCACCGCCTACCCCGCGGGCCGGTGGATGGACCGGGTGGGGCGGGGACCGGTCTTCGCCGTAAGCGGAGCCCTCTCCGCCTTTGCCGCGGCCCTGGTGGGGTGGACCTTCCAGGCGCGCCACCTCTGGGGGTTCGCCAGCGCGGCGTTTCTGTTCGGAGCCCTCTCCGCGCCCCTGCGGCAGCTCTCCGTCGCCGCCGCGGACCTCCACCCACCGGAGGACCGGGGCAAGGCCGTGGGCTACCTGCTCATGGGGAGCGTGGTGGGCGCCCTGATCTCCCCCCTGCTCAGTTCCTCCATCCTTTGGGTTTGGCGGAACGAGGTCTCCGCCATCGCGTGGACGTGGTTCGGCGCCGCGGGGCTGCAGTTGGGAATTCTGCCTCTCATGCGCCTGCTCCGGCCGGACCCCAAGGAGGTGGCCCGATCGTACCTGGAACGTCCGGAGGAGGCCCTGGCTTCTCCAGGAGCATCCCCCAACGCCTGGAGCCTTGCGGCTGCCATCACCACCTACGCCGCGAGTTGGGGCATCATGACCCTCTCCATGGCCATCGCCCCCGTGTCCATGCGTACCCATGGACACGGGGTTTCCGAGATCGTGTGGGCCATCACCCTCCACAGCATCGGAATGTTCGCCTTCGGTCGCCCCCTCGGGGCGGTCGCGGACCGGCTGGGCCGGCCGCCCGTGATGGTGGGCGCTCTTCTGACCATCGCGCTGGCCACCTTCGGCTCCGTGGCCGCCTCGGAGTACTGGACGGCCACCTTCTTCCTGTTCCTGGTGGGCGTGGGGTGGTCCGCGGGAGTGGTGGCCTCCACCGCCCTCCTCTCAGACCTCTCCACGGCGGAGGAGCGGGGAAGGCGGTTCGGAACGGCGGAGCTGGTGGCGCGGGCAGGAGTGGTAGGGTTTCCCATGCTCGGTGCCGCGCTCCTAGGACAGTCCGGGCTCGGCCCCGTGGGAGCGGTCCTGGCGCTGAGCGCAGGCATCCCGCTGGGGTGCATCGCCGCCGCCGTCCGGGCCCTCCCCCTGCCCCCAGTCAGGGTCCCTCCCCGCGGCACCATGGATGCAGGGGATTGACGGGAATCAGCGTGCGCAAGGATCCTCAACCACGGAGAACCCGCACACGGAAAGGAGGGGAACCAAGTGGCCGAAGTTCGCGTGGGAGATCCGGCACCGGATGTGACACTCGTAAGCTGGGACCGACAGGCCGTGCGTCTAAGTTCCCTCTTCGGTCAACCCCTCGTGCTCGCCTTCTTCCCCGCGGCCTTCACTCCAGTGTGTACCCGGGAGATGTGCACCTTCCGGGATCGACTCTCCGCCTTTGAGGCCCTCGGCGCCCGGGTGGTGGGGATCAGCGTGGACGGTCCTTTTGCCCTCAAGGCCTTCGCGGAGCAGCAGGGGCTTAACTTTTTGCTCCTGAGCGACTTCAACCGGGAGGCGGTGCGCGCGTTCGGCATCGAGGACCACGGGCTCCTGGGGGGGCTGCTGCGCGGGGCCAGCAAGCGGGCGGTGTTCGTCCTGGACGCGCGGGGCGTGGTGATGTACCGGTGGGTCTCCGAGGATCCCCGGGTGGAGCCGGACTACGAGGCGGTGCAGAGGGTGGTGGAGGAGCTCGGGACGCGCAGCACCTCAGGCTGAGCCCCGCCTGCATGGTGTACAGAGCACTCCCCTCATCGGGAGCACACGCCCTACAGGGGCAGCGGGGTGCTCCTGCTCCAGGGGATTCCCCGCTGGCCGTTGTGGGCCTAAACTCCATGCGGGAAAATGGAGGCAGCCCGGGGACGACCCGTACGCGCGCCGGAAGGGCGCATGGGCACGTCCGGGACGCTCCGCGCGAAGGGAGACGCGGAGATCCTGACAGGGCGGCGCCTGCGGGAGCCCGCGGACTCCGCG
Proteins encoded in this region:
- a CDS encoding ABC transporter ATP-binding protein, whose product is PPPCRGGEQQMLAIGRALMARPRLLLLDEPSLGLAPMLVRELFRVIRRLREDGYTVLLVEQNAHQALRVADVAYVMETGRIVLQGTGAELLGHPEVRAAYLGGVS
- a CDS encoding hotdog fold thioesterase, whose product is MVPRDLVDAFRTDPFGRLLGVEVEEVRPGYARVALELRPEHRNFHGVVHGGVIFSLADCAFAAASNAHNEQAVAISATIHFLRAPTPGRLQAECVEEHRSRSLGSYRITVRDPQGDLVASMQAPVYRRQVPVVPR
- a CDS encoding MFS transporter, with the protein product MAIPPSAPPRGVPHLVRRHMRLLFWAQALSVATFQLMPALGGVMLLHLTGAVAATGLALSLSGFGQILTAYPAGRWMDRVGRGPVFAVSGALSAFAAALVGWTFQARHLWGFASAAFLFGALSAPLRQLSVAAADLHPPEDRGKAVGYLLMGSVVGALISPLLSSSILWVWRNEVSAIAWTWFGAAGLQLGILPLMRLLRPDPKEVARSYLERPEEALASPGASPNAWSLAAAITTYAASWGIMTLSMAIAPVSMRTHGHGVSEIVWAITLHSIGMFAFGRPLGAVADRLGRPPVMVGALLTIALATFGSVAASEYWTATFFLFLVGVGWSAGVVASTALLSDLSTAEERGRRFGTAELVARAGVVGFPMLGAALLGQSGLGPVGAVLALSAGIPLGCIAAAVRALPLPPVRVPPRGTMDAGD
- a CDS encoding peroxiredoxin, producing MAEVRVGDPAPDVTLVSWDRQAVRLSSLFGQPLVLAFFPAAFTPVCTREMCTFRDRLSAFEALGARVVGISVDGPFALKAFAEQQGLNFLLLSDFNREAVRAFGIEDHGLLGGLLRGASKRAVFVLDARGVVMYRWVSEDPRVEPDYEAVQRVVEELGTRSTSG